ACACCTTCTGCTTTAGAAATAACGATTGGAAGTGGGTGATAGTTATTTGCTCCGTATGTGTCTGTAAGTTCGATAATATCCTTAGTTTGAATCATGATTGTTCCCCCTTTTGTTATTACAAGAAGTTTGTAAATACTCTAAATATTATAGCATTTAAATGTAAAAAAGCGAAACATTTCCTGAAAATAAATGAACATGTTATCATATAAAGTGAAAAAGTGTGAAAAGAGGAGGTAAGGGATACGATGGTACATATGCATATTACAGCATGGGCGTTAGGTTTAATTTTATTCTTCGTTGCGTATTCACTTTATTCAGCAGGAAGAAAAGGGAAAGGTGTACATATGGGGCTTCGCCTAATGTATATCATTATTATTGTGACAGGCTTCATGTTGTACATGAGTATTGTGAAGACAGCAACAGGTAGCATGCACATGTGGTATGGCTTAAAAATGTTAGCTGGTATTTTAGTTATCGGTGGAATGGAAATGGTTCTTGTGAAAATGAGCAAAAACAAACCAACAGGGGCGGTTTGGGGCTTATTTATTGTTGCGCTAGTAGCAGTATTTTACCTTGGGCTGAAATTACCGATTGGCTGGAAAGTATTCTAATAAAAAATAAAGCCACCTTATAATCTCAAAGACTTGGGAGATTATAAGGTGGTTTTTTACTTTATCCCGTAAACATCAGATTGGTGAAGGCTAATAATCAGTGGGCTCCCCCGCTGATTAAAGTTTCACTTTATGTCGCATCGATATGCAACTCTTCTCCATTTACTTTCGTAAAACGGAACATATTTTTATTTGACGTAGTGTG
This DNA window, taken from Bacillus cereus ATCC 14579, encodes the following:
- a CDS encoding YisL family protein, producing MVHMHITAWALGLILFFVAYSLYSAGRKGKGVHMGLRLMYIIIIVTGFMLYMSIVKTATGSMHMWYGLKMLAGILVIGGMEMVLVKMSKNKPTGAVWGLFIVALVAVFYLGLKLPIGWKVF